CTCTTCCTTGAGGGCAGGCATGGGCAGTTTCGGAGGCTGTTCCACAGCCTTTTCTGCAGGTGAAGGTGCGTCTGGCACTGCTGCGCTCGGGGCAGGTTGTGCTGCGACTGGTGCGGGTGACGGAGTTTCGCTTGGTTTAATAGCCCCTGGGGGCGGAGGTAAAGGTGCCATCCCAACGCCGTTCTTGTCGCTCGCAGCGGCCGCAGCTGCAGCAGAGGCATACTTCAGAGGTTGCCCAGTCGGTATCGTCGGTAGAGGTGCCGGCTTCATGGATTCTGTTGCCTTTCCATTGACGCTATTTGAGCTTGTATGTAGTGACGAAAGCGCAGGTAAAGGCGATTTGAGCTGCACGCTAGGCCGTCTCGGCGGAGCCTCTGTTGCTGTTTGTGACTTCTTGGTGGTTGGTATGCTTGGTCGTACAGGTTCTGTGTCCGGTGGTTCGTCCTGTGTGCTTTGTGCATCCTGACTTGACACCCGGTCGTTCTCGCCCGCAATTCCGAAGAGGCCTTCTTCTTCCTCCAGATTGAAGTCGTCATATATGCTGTCATCTTCCATGAAGTCCACTTCTTGGTTCTGCTCAACATAATACCTGATGCCATCTTCAATGTCTTTCACCTGATCTGTTTCCACGCTCCCGTTCTCGAGCGTTCGCAGTAACAGTTCCAGCTTCCCTACATGCCACTTATGTCGCTCGACCGTCCGCTCTAGTTCGCTCACTCGATCCGCTTTCCCAGAGTCCTTCTTGCCTTTCTTGAGCGTGGCTTGCAACGCTTCCGCCTCGGCCTCCAAGCTTTCGATTTGTCGTTCGAGCTCGTCCACCATATTCCCCAGGAAGTCGCAAACATCCATCTTCTCCTTCTCTTTGGGATCGAGTTTCGCGGCAGCATTGAGACCTTCCTTGGAGAAGGCCTTGGTCTTCATCTCCTTCTCCACGGCCTTGAACTTCTCCATTTGCTAGGGTGTCTGGTCAGTACTGCTTATGGGCAGGTCTCATACACCACAGGGTGATTATACCGTCTCGATGAGCTTCCGCTTCTCCATCAGCGGCTTCTTGTCCTTGATGTCATTTTGACTGGCCCAGCCTTTTATCTTGTCGCGGGAGCGCTGCAGCTTCTTGATCTCTTTCTTGAGGGTGTCTTCGAGCTTCTCCTTCTGCGACGCATTGCTACTAGCCTCAagcttgtcgtagatcttgttGAACTCGATCACGCCCTCGTCCACCTTCTTGTACTCCTGCTGTGTGTTAGTGGGTCTGTCGATCAATTCCCGTGGGACGACTGTCGGACCTTGTCTATTTCCTGCTGCTGTTTCCGTGCCGCCATGGTGCCTGAGGGCCTGTGAG
This genomic window from Fulvia fulva chromosome 4, complete sequence contains:
- a CDS encoding General negative regulator of transcription subunit 3; this translates as MAARKQQQEIDKEYKKVDEGVIEFNKIYDKLEASSNASQKEKLEDTLKKEIKKLQRSRDKIKGWASQNDIKDKKPLMEKRKLIETQMEKFKAVEKEMKTKAFSKEGLNAAAKLDPKEKEKMDVCDFLGNMVDELERQIESLEAEAEALQATLKKGKKDSGKADRVSELERTVERHKWHVGKLELLLRTLENGSVETDQVKDIEDGIRYYVEQNQEVDFMEDDSIYDDFNLEEEEGLFGIAGENDRVSSQDAQSTQDEPPDTEPVRPSIPTTKKSQTATEAPPRRPSVQLKSPLPALSSLHTSSNSVNGKATESMKPAPLPTIPTGQPLKYASAAAAAAASDKNGVGMAPLPPPPGAIKPSETPSPAPVAAQPAPSAAVPDAPSPAEKAVEQPPKLPMPALKEEPKAPAPAPAPAPVSAPKASLRKQSPQTASAQPSRQQSNSVQKVLQPPSPDSGIAGIALSHGESAQEDDEEESVYHLPSSLMDLLDSFEETKQRAKSDQPFDVALLNASRLTCPTAQDAEKPNHYKPQNPYNYTPSHYPQEPLGIFDDPRLYSRIDTDSLFYSFYYRQGTYQQYLAAKALKSQSWRFHKQYQTWFQRHEEPKNITEEFEQGTYRFFDYESTWMNRRKADFKFAYKFLEDDL